The following is a genomic window from Chitinophagales bacterium.
AAGCTGTCATAAATGGCGATGAAGAATTATAGAAATATCCAACTTGATTGGTATTACTACTGCCCGTAAACGTATTATTTCTATAATCTACTGAAACCAACGAAGTGGAACCAGATGTATTTTGGAACCAGTGTGCATATCCACTACCTAGATTACTGATATGAATAGTATTATGCCAGAAATCAACATGCCTGTAGGTAGCAGGAGCTGTTCCTACATTGAAAAATACTCCATATGGGCTTGCATTATAAGTGATGCCCCCGATCATATTATTGTTAATCTGAGCCCGAGTAGTTCCCGTGCCCGCTTGATGATTCGTTCCATCAAAATACATTCCATACTGCCCAAATCGATTGATTTTGTTTCTATTGATTTCAAAAAGATCCACATTAGCAAATCTCATTCCATAAGAACTAGTACTGGTAGAAAGCATACTATCTATATTATTTCCATTTACTTTTGTATTCGTTTGATATAAATGGAAGATACCATAAAAGGCTTGTCCTATCAATCTGTTATTCGTCACTTCATTTCTCGTACAGAGTGCAGCAGTGCTCGTACCCACAGCAGATATCCCATAATAGCCACCTCTGATGGTATTGTTATTAAACACATTATTGTTTCCATTGTTACCTGTTCCAGTCACAAAAGAAGTATTGGTACTAATAGCGATACCCGCTGAATTGCTAAAGCTTGTATTGGTAAGCGATATATTAATATTTGAATTCGTCACAAAATTACTATCTGCAGTAGTCACGAGGTGAACTCCCACACCAAAATTGGCACCAGTATTATTGATCGTCAAGCTATCCAAGGTGATATGCTTCACGGTGATCAATCGAATCGTATGTTGGAGTGTGGACACAGTTGGATTAAAGGTAATCGTCTCTCTGGTCGTATTTCCGGAAATTCGTAAATTATTCGTTCTACTCAATCCTGATATCATACCATTAAAGGTGATTTGTTCATTGTATGGTCCAGATCCTGCATCAATTCGTAGAACCACCGGACCTGACATACCACATGAATATAGTGAACTCACAGCCTGAGAAACGGAAGTGAAATTCGTAGTGCTAAATGGTAGGTTTTTATTGATGGTATAAGTACCAGTGTATGGAGTGCAAAGATTAATTAATAAGGTATCATTGGTGTTGTTTCCATCGGCATTGCTCGTATTGATCAAGCCATTAAATATTCGCAAAACATTGGATCCAGAGGAAGTCAAAGTAAGCGATGTCGTGAAAGTCAAGATTGCAGTATCACATGGCAAAAGACTCAAACCTGTGAAAGATTGAGAATTTACCGCACCGCCATTGACAGAATAATTCATATCCAAAGCTGTTATGGTAGTACTCCCATTATTTCTCACTCTTACACTTACGGTATAAGGTGTGGCTAATGCAAATACGGATCCCGTAGGAGAGGTCATCGCTTGAGTAGCTACATCAAAAGAAGATGTTGTAAATTCATCACAACCTAAATCGGGAGTGGTAGACCTAGCTTGTCCGTCTATGTCATCTAAAACTTTGGTAATAGAAGGTGAAGAGGAAGAGTAATTATAACCTATGTCCCCAATACAGGGTAAGGTAGTGTGTAAATCAGTCGATGAAACAAAGCTAACTTCTCTATTTACACCAGCCGATTCAAATCCAGGTATACCACCCACAGCAGCTGTTTTCCAAGCACTATAACTAGCATAATTCGTTCCATTGTAGGCAGCAAAATTCGAATTTCGAGTGAAGAAGTCATTGTTATTGTAAAACATCTGTGTTCCTGAATATACAAAAGCTGCATATCCTGAAGTAGTTCCATTTCCTATATTTTGGAAAATATTGTTTCGCACCGTATCATAGGACAAACCATTACTCATATACAAAGCATACGATCCATTTGTAACGGAATTCGTCATATTCACCGAATTATGTACAATATCAGAATATTGACAAGAGTTTTGCATAAAAATTCCATAAGCTGTAGATTGTGTACCACCTACCTGTATCATATTATTAGCCACTAACCCTCTCGTTGGATTAAAGGTATTCACGTTGAAAAACTGTAAATTCAGGCCGTAAAAGCTTCCTGAAGATGCGCTGGTAGATGTGAATGCTATTTTATTTTTCGTAATAATAGGTCCTCTAGGTGACCAATAAGCATAAATGCCGGAATAATTGTTTACTGCGGAACTGGAAGTGATTGTATTCCCTGAGATATTTACAGAATCTTGATAGTAAGTGTATATACCATAATAATACGATCCACTAATTGAATTATTACTAATAATATTTCTATTCGAATTTAAGGATGTGTTTGAACTAAGAAATACTCCATATCCAGCTCCATTAATGGTGTTACCATTGATTGTGTTTCTGTTGTCGCTCGTATTTGACTGGAATACTCCATAGCCATTAAAACCGCTGGCATTCATATCGATGATACAATTTGAAATTGTGTTGAAATGTGCACTATTTCGAATCCAAATACCATAACAGGTGGAAGTAAAGGCATTTCGGATAGTCAATTTATCGAAAGTGATATAATCTGCTCCATTCAAGTCGATGATTGCTTGTGAACTAGGCGTTGAAAAACTAAGAATGCAATTCGCAGCGACACCGGAAAGGGATTGGAATGTAATGGTATTCACTGCAGAAGCACCTAATATAGGTGTTAAGGATAGTTGCTCTGTATAGGTTCCATTAGATACGTTAAAAGTCACGGGTCCGCTAACCCCTCCACAAATCAAACTATTCACTGCAGCAGTAAAGGTAGTAAAGTTTGTAGGGCCGCTTCCTGAAGGATTGATCGTGTATGTACCAGACAAAGCTGGACAGAGCGTCCACTGAGCAGTATCATTGGATACTATTGGGTCAGCAAGGCCGTTTGGATTAAAGGAAAACGCCCTGAAGGTAGTAGATCCAGATGGGATAGTTGCGGAAGTTGTAAAAGTATAGGTCATGGTATCGCATGGAGCTAAACTACCTGTCCACGCTTCCGTTACAGGTGTCCCACTGCCTAATCTATAACCAAAACTAGCGCTTGTGATCGCATTGGCACCATAGTTTTTCACTACGATAGAGACCGTACTAGTACCTACTGTAGTAGGAAAATTTGGAGTAGTAATACTCATAATACCTATTTCATTGTTTGGCACTCCAGTGATTTCATCGGCACCCATATCTGGCACACCTGCCCTTGTTTGCCCATCGATGTCTTGACTAATACCTAAACCACCTAATCCATTAAAACATGGATTGGTGGTATGTAAATCTATGCTGGAAATAAATCCAGGATTCTCAGATATAGAATTAGCCCCAGCATTGGCTGGAACAGCAGTTTTATAATTTGCAGCGGTAAGATTAACCCCCGCTATCTGAGCCAAAATAGAAGAAGATAAATTGTAATAATTATTGTAATTCAGAGCAGAAAAACTGCTTGTAGCGCTTGCAAAAAATGGATAGGTATTAATAGAACTGAGTCCTGATGTACTCAAGATATTATTTCGAACATCCATTAACGATGTAGAGTTAAGATGCACTCCTGCTGAGGTACCGGAGGTCGCATTGAATGGTATCGATACACTATTATGATATATTCTAAACCTTGAAGCACTGCTAAAGGCAATTCCATAATTACCACTTGTATTCGCAAATCCGGTAATCATATTGTTGGCTATAATTGAATTTGTTGTAGGGGGATTGCTATTGATGATGTATATACCGTATTGTCCACAGTAGTTAAATTGATTGGAAGATACATCCAAAACGTTGGTTCCCGTTGGACTAATACCATTTGCAAAAAAGCCCTGTCCGCTTGTATTGGTGCTTCTCAAATTAAATTGATTAAACCTAACTTGTGCCCCTTGATTGCCATTAAGTTGTATTCCGTTATAAAAAGCATTTGTCAAATTGTTATAATTAAAGGTATTCGTAAACGTATTGGCATTGATAGCAGTATAAATATTATAGTACCCAGAATTAAATAGGTTACTATCAATGATTATATTTCTACAATTCGCAGAAGTGGTCGAAATAGTTGTCAAACTGTTATTAAGCACTAGCCCTGAGAATGTATTAGCAGATGAGGTGGTGGCTGTTCCTGTAAACTCTATGGTACAGTTATTCACTCTGTCATTGGAGTCATTCATACAATGCACTACCCACCCTTGACCTGTACCCGTGGATCTCAGGGTCATATTTCGCACGGTGATATACCTCGAATTATTAAATCGGACAATAGCATTCGCGCTCGCTGATGTAGGATAGGTGAGTATGCGTGTAGCTTTATTGCCATTTCCCCCATCAAAGGTAATGGTATTGGTAGTAGAAACCCCGGCTATATTAGGGATGTACAACGTATCCGTATAGGTACCTGCTGCCACAGAGAAGTTGACTGGTCCCGATATACCACATGCTCTTAACGCATTGACCGCATTGGTAAAGGAGGTGAAATTTGTCGAGGTAATACCTCCAGCAGGATCAATGGTATAAGCTCCTGATAATGGTCCAGTACATAGTAGAGGAATTGTTTGGCAAATGGTATCATTAAGAGGAGTATTTTGAGTAGTCGTTCCATTTACATTATACAAGAAATACTTCAAGGCATAATTGCCTAAAGTGGGTGCTGTAAAACCAGTAGTAAAGTTTACCGTATAGCTTGCTCCAGGGGCTATTGACAATCCGGTGAATGTTTGCGTAGTGGCAGCTCCACCGTTCACCGTATAACCAGCACTAATAGAGGTCATATTTACATTGGTCAAATTTCTCACCATGAAAGATGCTGAATTGACGGTAGGGGATGCAGCGAGAACGGTAGGTTGTATAATTCCAGCGACTATGGCATCTGCGGTACTAGAGGCTACCATCAAAGTATAATCTTCATAATCTGCCGAATAAAATGATGGACCACATGGAGGAGGAATTAGGCCCTGTCCATCGCTTGCTACTCTAATTCTATAGATTCCTGCTGATAGAGTAGGTAAGGTAAATGTACCTGATACAACCGTATTAGGCGTAGTCATATTAGCTAGGTCTAACACCAGCTCTCCCCCAGCCGTAGCTATAGGAGTAGTATTAAAAGTCCCATCATTGTCAAAATCAATAAAAAGTCGAATCTTTGTCTGATTGCCAGTTCCGCCTCTTATAGAATAATTTACAGTGGCTCCTGAGGTGGCCGTTAAAATTTGACTAGTATAGTCAAAATAAATTGGCGAACCCGAGCCTGGGGATGTTGTGTTGTTTATTTGAACAGGAATTGCTGCTGTATTTAATGTTACATTTTGGATTCCCATACCGTAACCGCCAACATTCGTAGCACTAATTGCTGTACAATAACTGGGTGGAGTAAAGCATTGAGCTTGCATATTGTTTACTATTGCATATAATACTACAAAGCATACTAGTAAATTTCTTAAGTAAAAATATTTCATACAGAAAAAAATTTATCAAATATAATTTCTTTATTACTAAATAGTTAATTATTTTATGACTTCCCAAAACTAAAACTCTCCAATTGTTAAATCTCAAATTCAAAAGATAAAAATTGACTTTTGTACAATACAGTTATTCATAAATTGTATTATTTTATTGACATTAAACCCTAAAGATTTACCATATTATAATGTCTAAAATATTTGCTTAAGACTTGACCATTATGTTTCAAACTATATTGAAGAAAAATTTTAAACGAAAGATTGATTTGGCTTTACATTCACGACAGTTGCTTGGATTATAATTCTGCAGAATTATTCAAAGCTATTAAATTTGTAACCTTATAAATAGTTATGCCCTACCAATCATACGATACTTCCAAACTCACCCTTCAAGAAACCCATGGCTTTCTACTTACCGCTGTAGCCCCAAGGCCAATAGCTCTTGTGAGCACAGTGGATAAAGATGGAAATGTGAATCTAGCTCCATTTTCCAACTTTAACGCCTTCTCTACCAATCCTCCTTTGCTGGTATTCTCAGCGAGCAGAAGCGGGAGAACAGGCGAAACCAAGGACACCTATAAAAACATCAAAGAAACCATGGAATGCTGTATTAGCATCGTAGAATATTCCTTCGTGCATCAAATCTCTTTTGCCAGCACAGAATTCCCTAGAGGAGTCAATGAATTTGTCAAAGCAGGTTTGACGCCTATCCCATCGGATATCGTGAAAGCTCCTCGTGTAGCAGAAAGTCCTGTCCATTTTGAATGTAAAGTGAATCAAGTGATAGAACTGGGAGATCAAGGCGGTTCTGGTAATCTTTTTCTTTGCCAAGTGGTTCGTATTCATACCGACGATAGAGTCATGAAAGATGGCAAACTAGACCCTCTCAAAATACATCAAGCGGGTCGCTGTGGACTAGGCTATTATGTAAACACGGACCCAGAACGCATGTATTCTATCCCACAACCTCAAGCGCAGATAGGTATAGGCGTAGACGCCTTATCAGAAGATATTCGATTTTCAAAAGTGCTTACAGGAAATAATTTGGGACAATTGGCTCTCAATCAAACCCTGCCCTCAGAAGATGAAATCAACGATTTTCAAAAAACAGAATCCTATAAATATTTGATGAGCTTCGATGGCGCGGAGCGCAAAAATCAATTTCATAAAGCAGCTAGCGAAATGCTAGGGAATAACAATATTCGATTGGCACTGATAACACTTTATTCCTATTCTTAATGCTAGAAAAACTTAAAGCCAAATGGGGTGTCAATAACCTCAATCTCATTTTAATTTTATGCACTTTTGCTATTGGAGGTAGCTTGTGTGGATTTCTAGGCAGAAAAGCACTTGGATTGCTAGGATGTGATAAAACAACTTTTTTCTATTGGCCTGCCTATATCCTTGCTATGACTATTCTCTGGCCACTTTGTGTCATTACGGTCAGTATATTTACTGGTCAATTTATTTTCTTTAGAAATTATCTTAAGAAAATATTTAAAAGGTTTTCTGGGAAATAGTTTGATTCCGTAGTTCAAATATTACCATCTTGTAAAATTATTAAACAGAAATTTATTGTTACGAATTAAGATTCTTTTTCTAATTACCATATTAAACATACAGAGCTCGGCTAACATAAAAATCGAAGATATTTGTGAACGATTAGAAGAAAATCCCAATCATAAACTTGCTATTGATAGCTTAAAGATTTTACTCAAGAACAAAAAACTAACAGACCATGAAAATGTCAAGATTTATACCAGTATACTTTATAAATATAGTATGTTGCAACATTTTGATACTTGTTTGAGTATCGCAGAAAATCAATTGCTTCTTGCAAAACAAAATGGTAGTTTTCTGGGACAAGCGACCTTCTACAAACAGATAGGCAATACTTATTATTATCTCAAAAATCAAAAGAAAGCAATAGAATACTTCAATCGAAGCTTAGATATATCTAAATCTCACCAACTATTTGAACTCGCAGAAGATTGCTCTCATAACATAGCAGGAACAAGAATGGAACAAGGTTTGTCCGATACTAAAACGGAAGACTATCTTAAAAAAGCGATTTATTATAATAAGCTATGTACCCCACAACGTATTGATAGACAAATAGGACATTATAGATTACTGGCCACTTTATACGACTATCAAAACAAGCTAGATATGGCTCAAAATATTTATGAGCAGTTATTGAAAATCACACGAAAGCATAAAAGACCCTATGATGAAATGACCACACTATGCTTTTATTCTCAGGTGTTAAGCAGAAAAGGAAAACATAAAGAAGCATGTAATTTTAGTCATGAATCTATCCAAATGGCAAAACCATTCAATGACCCAGATGCATTAAGCACAACCTATTCTATGCATGCCAGAAATTTAAAGCAAGCTGGCAAGGTTGATTCCGCATTTCAAACCTTACTCATTCTACAAAGTTTACAAATAGATCGCTATAATACTAATCTAAACAAAAGTATAGCAGAAGCAGAGGCTAAATTTAAAAATGCTGAAGTAGAATTTGAAAAAAATGTAGCTATTTCTGAGAGTAAAAGAAAAGTACAACTCTATGCTTCCATTTTTATATTTACACTTTTCCTTTTCATAACTGGAGGGATCTTTTACTTTCATCGGAAAAAAGCTATAACTGAAAAGCAAAAAATGCAGGCCATTTTGAACGCTGAGGAAGAAGAAAGAGATCGAGTTTCACGGGAATTGCATGATGGAATTGGACAATTGTTAGGCGCAGCTAAGCTCAATCTGCATGCTTATGAGGAAAATCAGAGGAAGGATATTTTAGAAAAAGCAATTAGACTAATAGATGAATCAGCTATAGAGCTTCGCTCAGTTTCTCATAGTTTGGCGCCTGTCACTTTGAAAAAAAATGGCTTGGTATTATCTATAAAGAAATTTCTTGATAGTCTTCATTCCCATTCTTTGAAAATTAGTTTCCACTCTACGCAGAATACTATCCCCATAGATAATAACAAAGAGATAGTCGTATATCGTATTATTCAAGAATGTGTAAGCAATGTAATAAAACATGCCAAAGCTAAAAATCTGTTTGTATCTTTGGATTTGAATGAAAATTTCTTAAATATCATGGTAGAAGATGATGGTAAAGGATTTGAAATAAAGTCTTCAGAAAATGCCGATGGGATAGGGCTGCATAATATGAAGGTGAGAACAGAATACTTAAGAGGCACTATGGAAATCGATAGTAAACTAAATTCCGGGACCGTGTTTTCTTTTAGATTTCCATTAAAATAAACCTTCATGCCAAAATTGATAAATATTGGTTTGTTAGACGATCATCAAATTGTAATTGATGGTCTTATTGCATTGTTGAAAAATGTCGAAAACATAGAAGTAAAATTTGTATGCAATGACAGTATGACTATTGAAGAAAAACTATCTGCAACCAATATTGATATTTTACTGACCGATGTCATGATGCCAGGTAGGAATGGATTCGAAGTAGCGAAAATAATTCGTGAACAGTTTCCTACTTTAAAGGTAATCGTACTGACCATGAGTGGTAATGGCAAACATATTAAAGCCATGATAGACGAGGCGCATATTCATGGATATCTGCTCAAAACCTGTTCGAAAGTCGACCTAGTCAAGGCGATTGAAACCGTATATCAAGGGGGAAAATATTTTGTAGATGAAATCTGGAGAGAACTAGAAACATACAATGAGCAACTTCAGCATTTAGAATCTTTGAATTTGACTCCACGAGAGATAGAAATCATGAAACAACTTGCGCTAGGGAAGTCCAATAAACAAATAGCCAATGATCTTATTATAAGCGAACATACTGTGGATAGTCATAGAAAAAATATC
Proteins encoded in this region:
- a CDS encoding sensor histidine kinase, which gives rise to MLRIKILFLITILNIQSSANIKIEDICERLEENPNHKLAIDSLKILLKNKKLTDHENVKIYTSILYKYSMLQHFDTCLSIAENQLLLAKQNGSFLGQATFYKQIGNTYYYLKNQKKAIEYFNRSLDISKSHQLFELAEDCSHNIAGTRMEQGLSDTKTEDYLKKAIYYNKLCTPQRIDRQIGHYRLLATLYDYQNKLDMAQNIYEQLLKITRKHKRPYDEMTTLCFYSQVLSRKGKHKEACNFSHESIQMAKPFNDPDALSTTYSMHARNLKQAGKVDSAFQTLLILQSLQIDRYNTNLNKSIAEAEAKFKNAEVEFEKNVAISESKRKVQLYASIFIFTLFLFITGGIFYFHRKKAITEKQKMQAILNAEEEERDRVSRELHDGIGQLLGAAKLNLHAYEENQRKDILEKAIRLIDESAIELRSVSHSLAPVTLKKNGLVLSIKKFLDSLHSHSLKISFHSTQNTIPIDNNKEIVVYRIIQECVSNVIKHAKAKNLFVSLDLNENFLNIMVEDDGKGFEIKSSENADGIGLHNMKVRTEYLRGTMEIDSKLNSGTVFSFRFPLK
- a CDS encoding response regulator transcription factor; this encodes MPKLINIGLLDDHQIVIDGLIALLKNVENIEVKFVCNDSMTIEEKLSATNIDILLTDVMMPGRNGFEVAKIIREQFPTLKVIVLTMSGNGKHIKAMIDEAHIHGYLLKTCSKVDLVKAIETVYQGGKYFVDEIWRELETYNEQLQHLESLNLTPREIEIMKQLALGKSNKQIANDLIISEHTVDSHRKNIYRKSGAHSVVELLDFARNHGFLD
- a CDS encoding flavin reductase family protein; amino-acid sequence: MPYQSYDTSKLTLQETHGFLLTAVAPRPIALVSTVDKDGNVNLAPFSNFNAFSTNPPLLVFSASRSGRTGETKDTYKNIKETMECCISIVEYSFVHQISFASTEFPRGVNEFVKAGLTPIPSDIVKAPRVAESPVHFECKVNQVIELGDQGGSGNLFLCQVVRIHTDDRVMKDGKLDPLKIHQAGRCGLGYYVNTDPERMYSIPQPQAQIGIGVDALSEDIRFSKVLTGNNLGQLALNQTLPSEDEINDFQKTESYKYLMSFDGAERKNQFHKAASEMLGNNNIRLALITLYSYS